From a single Asticcacaulis sp. MM231 genomic region:
- a CDS encoding NAD(P)/FAD-dependent oxidoreductase, producing MTSQTHDVVIIGAGAAGLMCAIEAARRGKSVILLDHAKKPAEKIRISGGGKCNFTHLKATPKNFLSHNEHFCISALKRFTPWDFLDRVVAHGIPYFEKTEGQLFCETSAGDIIDMLLDDLEESGGELYLGVSIEGVTKTPDGFEIDTSNGVLMADKLVVATGGLSIPKMGATGLAYDIARQFGHSITETRAGLVPFTLGGDKLAAIEGLSGVSLNARVTCGKTSFDDGFLFTHRGLSGPSILQISSYWKPGQTVEINLRPDIDMLAHLQAKRKDRSKQTIGTVMAEVLPRRLSERLLEWHKVQPENRMAELSNATLQTLADAVNRWSFMPDGTEGYRTAEVTLGGIDTEGLSSQTLESLKCPGLYFIGECVDVTGWLGGYNFQWAWSSGWAAGQAV from the coding sequence ATGACCAGCCAGACACACGATGTGGTGATAATAGGCGCCGGCGCCGCAGGGCTGATGTGTGCCATCGAGGCGGCACGGCGCGGCAAGAGCGTCATCCTGCTCGATCACGCCAAAAAGCCGGCCGAAAAGATCCGTATTTCAGGCGGCGGCAAATGCAATTTCACCCATCTGAAAGCCACGCCGAAGAACTTCCTGTCGCACAATGAGCATTTCTGCATTTCGGCGCTCAAACGCTTCACGCCGTGGGATTTCCTTGATCGCGTGGTGGCGCATGGCATCCCCTATTTCGAGAAGACCGAAGGCCAGCTTTTCTGCGAAACCTCGGCGGGCGACATCATCGACATGCTGCTCGATGATCTGGAAGAGTCCGGCGGTGAGCTTTATCTCGGCGTCAGCATCGAAGGCGTGACGAAGACACCTGACGGTTTCGAGATAGACACGTCGAACGGCGTCCTGATGGCGGATAAGCTGGTGGTGGCCACAGGCGGATTGTCTATCCCCAAGATGGGCGCCACAGGTCTGGCCTACGATATTGCCCGCCAGTTCGGCCACAGCATCACCGAGACGCGCGCCGGTCTGGTGCCCTTCACGCTGGGGGGTGACAAACTGGCCGCCATTGAAGGGCTTTCAGGCGTATCGCTCAATGCCCGGGTGACCTGTGGCAAGACCAGTTTTGACGATGGCTTTCTCTTTACCCACCGGGGTCTTTCCGGACCTTCGATCCTGCAAATTTCCAGCTACTGGAAACCCGGTCAGACCGTCGAGATCAATCTGCGTCCGGATATCGATATGCTGGCGCACTTGCAGGCCAAGCGCAAGGATCGCTCGAAGCAGACGATCGGCACGGTGATGGCCGAGGTGCTGCCGCGCCGCCTCTCCGAGCGCCTGCTCGAGTGGCACAAGGTTCAGCCCGAAAACCGGATGGCCGAGCTTTCCAACGCCACCTTGCAAACCCTCGCCGATGCCGTCAATCGCTGGTCGTTTATGCCCGATGGCACCGAAGGCTACCGCACGGCCGAGGTGACGCTGGGCGGTATCGATACCGAAGGCCTGTCATCGCAGACCCTGGAAAGTCTGAAATGTCCGGGGCTTTATTTCATCGGTGAATGTGTCGATGTCACCGGCTGGCTGGGCGGGTATAATTTCCAGTGGGCCTGGTCATCGGGCTGGGCCGCCGGTCAGGCGGTTTAG
- a CDS encoding helix-turn-helix transcriptional regulator, translating into MGKLGNRLKDYRAARSLTQADLAVMAQVSRKTINTIENEVFVPSTLLALRLAQVLEAKVEDLFYLEDA; encoded by the coding sequence GTGGGTAAACTCGGCAACCGCCTGAAAGACTACCGAGCCGCACGCAGCCTGACCCAGGCCGATCTGGCCGTCATGGCACAGGTGTCGCGCAAGACGATCAACACCATCGAGAATGAAGTCTTTGTCCCGTCCACGCTTCTGGCCCTGCGTCTGGCGCAGGTGCTGGAAGCAAAAGTCGAGGACCTGTTTTATCTGGAGGACGCATGA
- the rpoC gene encoding DNA-directed RNA polymerase subunit beta' — protein sequence MNQEVLNIFNPVQVAPTFDQIRITLASPEKILSWSFGEIKKPETINYRTFKPERDGLFCARIFGPTKDYECLCGKYKRMKYKGIICEKCGVEVTLSRVRRERMGHIELASPVAHIWFLKSLPSRISMILDMALKDVERVLYFENYIVTEPGLTSLKLHQLLNEDEYYRCQEEFGDDSFTAEIGAEAVRNMLMAMDLAAIADKLRADLIDNTSEMKAKKYTKRLKLIESFMESGNRPEWMILTVVPVIPPELRPLVPLDGGRFATSDLNDLYRRVINRNNRLKRLMELRAPDIIIRNEKRMLQESVDALFDNGRRGRVITGANKRPLKSLADMLKGKQGRFRQNLLGKRVDYSGRSVITVGPELKLHECGIPKKMALELFKPFIYARLDAKGLSGTVKQSKRMVEREQPQVWDILEEVIREHPVMLNRAPTLHRLGIQAFEPKLIEGKAIQLHPLVCSAFNADFDGDQMAVHVPLSLEAQLEARVLMMSTNNILSPANGRPIIVPSQDIVLGLYYLSLVKDGEQGEGMVFVDLNEIQQALDNGSVSMHAKIKCRFTQMDADGVVRTKVVDTTAGRMKIAALLPRNENIGLKVLEKTLTKKEIGNLIDVVYRHCGQKATVIFADQMMALGFKEAARAGISFGKDDIVIPETKVGIITETRTLVEEYEQQYADGLITKGEKYNKVIDAWSKATDRVSDEMMKEISRKHMTADGREAEINSIYMMANSGARGSQAQMKQLGGMRGLMAKPSGEIIETPIISNFKEGLSVLEYFNSTHGARKGLADTALKTANSGYLTRRLVDVAQDCIIMETDCGTTRGITLRAVVEGGDVLVSLGQRVLGRTTAEDIRDVATKEVVVEADTYIDENVVDLIDNSGVQSVKVRSVLTCEAEQGTCAACYGRDLARGTKVNMGEAVGVIAAQSIGEPGTQLTMRTFHIGGTAQVAEASFYETTSDGVVKLSAAPTVKGTHGDLISMSRNLIITIFHDGKDRETYKVPYGSRLRVVEGTTVKKGQRLVEWDPYTTPIITEVGGKVRFEDLTDGQTVREETDEATGISNRVVIDFRSTSKVEIRPAMGITDDAGAYKKQSSGSDARYQLPVGAILSVGNGDEVKPGDIVARIPTEGAKTRDITGGLPRVAELFEARRPKDCAVIAEMDGRVEFGRDYKNKRRIKITPDGEGEAVEFLIPKGKHISVHDGDYIQKGDYIIDGNPDPHDLLRIQGVEALAEYLVNEVQEVYRLQGVPINDKHIEVIVRQMLQKVEILEAGDTGLIKGDHLDKAEVDIENAKAEKRGGRAALTQPILLGITKASLQTKSFISAASFQETTRVLTEASVQGKIDTLDGLKENVIVGRLIPAGTGAYLRQLQRVAMKRDEQLSHQREEAMEPLPAEVLLEAPAASE from the coding sequence ATGAACCAGGAAGTCCTGAATATCTTTAATCCGGTCCAGGTCGCCCCGACCTTCGACCAGATCCGCATCACCCTGGCCTCGCCGGAAAAGATCCTGTCGTGGTCCTTCGGCGAGATCAAGAAGCCGGAAACCATCAACTATCGTACGTTCAAGCCTGAGCGCGACGGCCTGTTCTGCGCCCGTATCTTTGGCCCGACCAAGGATTACGAATGCCTGTGCGGCAAGTACAAGCGTATGAAGTACAAGGGCATTATCTGCGAAAAGTGCGGCGTCGAAGTCACCCTGAGCCGCGTTCGCCGCGAGCGTATGGGGCACATCGAACTCGCGTCTCCGGTCGCCCACATCTGGTTCCTGAAGTCGTTGCCGTCGCGTATCTCGATGATCCTCGACATGGCGCTGAAGGACGTGGAACGCGTTCTGTACTTTGAAAACTACATCGTCACCGAGCCCGGCCTGACATCGCTCAAGCTGCACCAGCTTCTGAACGAAGACGAGTATTACCGTTGCCAGGAAGAATTCGGCGATGACAGCTTCACCGCTGAAATCGGCGCCGAAGCCGTGCGCAACATGCTCATGGCCATGGATCTCGCCGCGATCGCCGACAAGCTTCGCGCCGATCTGATCGATAACACCTCGGAAATGAAGGCCAAGAAGTATACGAAGCGCCTCAAGCTCATCGAATCCTTCATGGAATCGGGCAACCGCCCCGAGTGGATGATCCTGACGGTCGTCCCGGTCATCCCGCCCGAACTGCGCCCGCTGGTGCCGCTCGATGGTGGCCGTTTCGCCACGTCCGACCTCAACGACCTCTATCGCCGCGTCATCAACCGGAACAACCGTTTGAAGCGCCTGATGGAACTGCGCGCGCCAGACATCATCATCCGCAACGAAAAGCGCATGTTGCAGGAATCGGTCGACGCCCTGTTCGACAACGGCCGTCGTGGCCGCGTCATCACCGGCGCCAACAAGCGCCCGCTGAAGTCGCTCGCCGACATGCTGAAGGGTAAGCAAGGCCGCTTCCGTCAGAACCTGCTCGGCAAGCGCGTGGATTATTCGGGTCGTTCGGTTATCACCGTCGGTCCGGAACTGAAGCTGCACGAGTGCGGTATCCCGAAGAAGATGGCGCTCGAACTCTTCAAGCCCTTCATCTACGCCCGCCTCGACGCCAAGGGCCTCTCCGGCACCGTCAAACAATCGAAGCGCATGGTCGAGCGCGAGCAGCCGCAAGTGTGGGATATCCTCGAAGAGGTCATCCGCGAACACCCGGTCATGCTCAACCGCGCGCCTACGCTCCACCGTCTCGGCATCCAGGCCTTCGAGCCCAAGCTGATCGAAGGTAAGGCCATCCAGCTTCACCCGCTCGTCTGTTCGGCCTTCAACGCCGACTTCGACGGCGACCAGATGGCTGTCCACGTCCCGCTCTCGCTGGAAGCCCAGCTTGAAGCCCGCGTGCTGATGATGTCGACCAACAACATCCTGTCGCCCGCCAACGGTCGCCCGATCATCGTGCCGTCGCAGGATATCGTGCTCGGTCTCTATTACCTGTCCCTCGTGAAGGACGGTGAACAGGGCGAAGGCATGGTGTTTGTGGACCTGAACGAAATCCAGCAGGCGCTGGATAACGGCTCGGTGTCGATGCACGCCAAGATCAAGTGCCGCTTCACCCAGATGGACGCTGACGGCGTCGTGCGCACCAAGGTGGTCGATACCACCGCCGGCCGCATGAAGATCGCCGCGCTTCTGCCGCGTAACGAAAACATCGGCCTCAAGGTCCTGGAAAAGACCCTGACCAAGAAGGAAATCGGCAATCTGATCGACGTGGTTTACCGCCACTGCGGCCAGAAGGCGACGGTGATCTTCGCCGACCAGATGATGGCTCTGGGCTTCAAGGAAGCTGCCCGCGCCGGTATCTCGTTCGGTAAGGACGATATCGTTATTCCGGAAACCAAGGTCGGTATCATCACCGAAACCCGCACCCTGGTTGAAGAATACGAGCAGCAATATGCCGACGGTCTGATCACCAAGGGTGAGAAGTACAACAAGGTCATCGACGCCTGGTCGAAGGCTACCGACCGCGTGTCGGACGAGATGATGAAGGAAATCAGCCGCAAGCACATGACCGCTGACGGCCGTGAAGCTGAAATCAACTCGATCTACATGATGGCCAACTCCGGCGCCCGTGGTTCGCAGGCCCAGATGAAGCAACTCGGTGGTATGCGCGGCCTGATGGCCAAGCCGTCCGGCGAAATCATCGAAACGCCGATTATTTCGAACTTCAAAGAGGGCCTGTCGGTTCTGGAATACTTCAACTCGACCCACGGCGCCCGTAAGGGCCTCGCGGATACCGCGCTGAAGACCGCTAACTCCGGTTACCTGACCCGCCGTCTCGTCGACGTGGCACAAGACTGTATCATCATGGAAACCGATTGCGGCACTACCCGTGGCATCACGCTGCGTGCGGTCGTCGAAGGCGGTGACGTGCTGGTCAGCCTCGGCCAGCGTGTCCTCGGCCGTACCACGGCGGAAGACATCCGCGACGTGGCGACCAAGGAGGTCGTCGTTGAAGCCGATACCTATATCGATGAAAACGTCGTCGATCTGATCGATAACTCTGGCGTCCAGTCGGTCAAGGTCCGCTCGGTCCTGACCTGTGAAGCCGAACAAGGCACCTGTGCCGCCTGTTACGGCCGCGATCTGGCCCGTGGCACCAAGGTGAACATGGGTGAAGCGGTCGGCGTTATCGCTGCCCAGTCGATCGGTGAACCCGGCACCCAGCTCACCATGCGTACCTTCCACATCGGTGGTACGGCTCAGGTGGCGGAAGCGTCGTTCTACGAAACCACCTCGGACGGCGTGGTCAAGCTGTCGGCGGCGCCTACCGTTAAGGGCACGCACGGCGACCTGATCTCGATGTCGCGTAACCTTATCATCACCATCTTCCACGATGGCAAGGATCGTGAAACCTATAAGGTTCCTTATGGTTCGCGTCTGCGCGTTGTCGAAGGCACCACGGTGAAGAAGGGCCAACGCCTGGTCGAATGGGATCCGTACACCACCCCGATCATCACCGAAGTCGGCGGCAAGGTCCGCTTCGAGGATCTGACCGACGGCCAGACCGTCCGCGAGGAAACCGACGAAGCAACCGGCATCTCCAACCGCGTGGTTATCGACTTCCGCTCGACGAGCAAGGTCGAAATCCGCCCGGCCATGGGTATTACCGACGACGCCGGCGCCTACAAGAAGCAATCGAGCGGCAGCGATGCCCGCTACCAGCTTCCGGTCGGCGCTATTCTCTCCGTCGGTAACGGCGACGAGGTCAAGCCGGGCGATATCGTTGCCCGTATCCCGACAGAAGGCGCTAAGACCCGCGACATCACCGGTGGTCTGCCGCGCGTCGCCGAACTCTTTGAAGCCCGTCGTCCGAAGGATTGCGCCGTCATCGCCGAAATGGATGGCCGCGTCGAATTTGGCCGCGACTACAAGAACAAGCGCCGCATCAAGATCACCCCCGATGGTGAAGGCGAAGCGGTCGAGTTCCTGATCCCGAAGGGCAAGCACATCTCGGTCCACGACGGTGATTACATCCAGAAGGGTGACTACATCATCGACGGCAACCCTGATCCGCACGATCTGCTGCGTATTCAGGGCGTTGAGGCTCTGGCCGAATACCTGGTCAACGAAGTGCAGGAAGTTTATCGTCTGCAAGGCGTGCCGATCAACGACAAGCACATCGAAGTCATCGTGCGTCAGATGCTGCAAAAGGTCGAAATCCTGGAAGCCGGCGATACCGGTCTGATCAAGGGCGACCATCTCGACAAGGCGGAAGTAGATATCGAGAACGCCAAGGCTGAAAAGCGCGGCGGTCGTGCGGCCCTCACGCAGCCGATCCTGCTTGGTATCACCAAGGCAAGCTTGCAAACCAAGTCGTTCATCTCGGCGGCTTCGTTCCAGGAAACCACGCGTGTCCTTACCGAAGCTTCGGTGCAGGGCAAGATCGATACCCTGGACGGCCTGAAGGAAAACGTCATCGTCGGTCGCCTGATCCCGGCCGGTACGGGCGCCTACCTCCGTCAGCTCCAGCGCGTCGCCATGAAGCGCGACGAGCAGTTGTCGCATCAGCGCGAAGAGGCCATGGAGCCTCTGCCCGCCGAAGTGCTTCTGGAAGCGCCGGCTGCTTCCGAGTAA
- the rpoB gene encoding DNA-directed RNA polymerase subunit beta, whose product MALSFTQKKRIRKSFGRIPEAIQMPNLIEVQRSSYEQFLQRDVRPANRIDDGLEAVFKSVFPVKDFNERATLEYVSYEFEEPKYDVEECIQRDITYAAPLKVKLRLIVFESDEETGARSVKDIKEQDVYMGDIPLMTDKGTFVVNGTERVIVSQMHRSPGVFFDHDKGKTHSSGKLLFGARVIPYRGSWLDFEFDAKDVVYVRIDRRRKLPASSFLYALGMDGEEILTTFYDVVPYEKREGGWVTPYKPERWRGVKPEFDLIDADTGEVIAVAGTKISARTAKKLGDTVKSLLLAADALVGRYLARDAVNFTTGEIYAEAGDELDAASINVLAEQGFTTVDVLDIDHVTVGPYMRSTLRVDKNSSREDALFDIYRVMRPGEPPTIEAAEAMFNSLFFDMERYDLSAVGRVKMNMRLEENVADDVRVLRKDDILQILKILVGLRDGRGEIDDIDNLGNRRVRSVGELLENQYRVGLLRMERAIKERMSSVDIDTVMPHDLINAKPAAAAVREFFGSSQLSQFMDQTNPLSEITHKRRLSALGPGGLTRERAGFEVRDVHPTHYGRICPIETPEGPNIGLINSLATHARVNKYGFIESPYRKVIDGQTQEEVVYMSAMEESKHVIAQANITLKDGHIVDDLVQGRVNGEPGLQMSATVDYMDVSPKQVVSVAAALIPFLENDDANRALMGSNMQRQAVPLVKADAPFVGTGMEEVVARDSGATVAARRTGVVEQIDGTRIVVRATEEADANKPGVDIYRLSKFQRSNQNTCINQRPIVRVGDKVQAGDIIADGPSTDLGDLALGRNVRVAFMPWNGYNFEDSILISERIVRDDIFTSIHLEEFEVMARDTKLGPEEITRDIPNVGEEALRNLDEAGIVAIGAEVQPGDILVGKVTPKGESPMTPEEKLLRAIFGEKASDVRDTSLRLPPGVAGTIVEVRVFNRHGVEKDERAQAIERAEIERLGKDRDDELSILERNIYGRLKEILLGKVAISGPKGMGRGEVTEEKLAEVSKGLWWQIALEDEKIMSEQEAMKRQFEDARKRLDRRFEDKVEKLQRGDELPPGVMKMVKVFVAVKRKLQPGDKMAGRHGNKGVISKILPVEDMPFLADGEHVDIVLNPLGVPSRMNVGQIFETHLGWACHNIGLQIAALLEDWQNGGQKQALIDHLRGVYGPDQELPEEEEDLIDLAKNLSRGVPIATPVFDGAHINDIEDMLEFAGLDRSGQSILYDGLTGEQFKRPVTVGIIYMLKLHHLVDDKIHARSIGPYSLVTQQPLGGKAQFGGQRFGEMEVWALEAYGAAYTLQEMLTVKSDDVAGRTKVYEAIVRGDDSFEAGIPESFNVLIKEMRSLGLNVELENGTT is encoded by the coding sequence ATGGCCTTATCGTTCACCCAGAAGAAGCGGATCCGTAAGTCATTCGGCCGTATCCCCGAAGCTATCCAGATGCCGAACCTCATCGAGGTGCAGCGCTCATCGTATGAGCAGTTCCTGCAGCGCGATGTCCGTCCGGCCAACCGTATCGATGACGGTTTGGAAGCTGTGTTCAAATCGGTGTTCCCGGTGAAGGACTTCAACGAACGCGCCACGCTGGAATACGTGTCGTATGAGTTCGAAGAGCCCAAGTACGATGTGGAAGAGTGCATCCAGCGCGACATCACCTATGCTGCGCCGCTGAAGGTCAAGCTCCGCTTGATCGTGTTTGAATCCGATGAAGAAACCGGCGCTCGTTCGGTAAAGGACATCAAGGAACAAGACGTCTATATGGGCGATATCCCGCTCATGACCGACAAGGGTACCTTCGTCGTCAACGGCACCGAGCGCGTCATCGTTTCGCAGATGCACCGTTCGCCGGGCGTCTTCTTCGATCACGACAAGGGCAAGACCCACTCCTCGGGCAAGCTCCTGTTCGGCGCCCGCGTCATTCCTTACCGTGGTTCGTGGCTCGACTTCGAGTTCGATGCCAAGGACGTCGTCTACGTCCGTATCGACCGTCGCCGCAAGCTGCCGGCCTCGTCCTTCCTCTATGCCCTGGGCATGGACGGCGAAGAAATCCTCACGACGTTCTACGATGTCGTGCCTTACGAAAAGCGCGAAGGCGGCTGGGTCACGCCTTACAAGCCTGAGCGCTGGCGCGGTGTGAAGCCGGAATTCGACCTGATCGACGCCGATACCGGCGAAGTGATCGCGGTTGCCGGCACCAAGATCTCCGCCCGTACCGCCAAGAAGCTGGGCGACACCGTCAAGTCACTGCTGCTGGCCGCCGATGCGCTGGTCGGCCGTTACCTGGCCCGCGACGCTGTCAACTTCACCACCGGCGAAATCTACGCCGAAGCCGGTGACGAACTCGACGCCGCCTCGATCAACGTTCTGGCCGAGCAGGGCTTCACGACCGTCGACGTGCTCGATATCGACCACGTCACCGTCGGGCCTTACATGCGCTCCACCCTGCGCGTCGACAAGAACAGCAGCCGTGAAGATGCTCTGTTCGACATCTACCGCGTCATGCGTCCGGGCGAGCCGCCCACGATCGAAGCCGCTGAAGCGATGTTCAACTCGCTGTTCTTCGACATGGAGCGCTACGACCTGTCGGCCGTTGGTCGCGTCAAGATGAACATGCGTCTTGAAGAGAACGTGGCGGATGACGTGCGCGTGCTGCGCAAGGACGACATCCTCCAGATCCTCAAGATCCTGGTCGGTCTGCGTGATGGCCGTGGCGAAATCGACGATATCGACAACCTCGGTAACCGTCGCGTCCGCTCCGTCGGCGAACTGCTGGAAAACCAGTACCGCGTCGGCCTGCTGCGTATGGAGCGCGCCATCAAGGAGCGCATGTCGTCGGTCGATATCGACACCGTCATGCCGCACGACCTGATCAACGCCAAGCCGGCAGCGGCTGCGGTGCGTGAATTCTTCGGTTCGTCGCAACTCTCGCAGTTCATGGACCAGACCAACCCGCTGTCGGAAATCACCCACAAGCGCCGCCTGTCGGCCTTGGGACCTGGTGGTCTGACGCGTGAGCGCGCCGGCTTTGAAGTCCGCGACGTTCACCCGACGCACTACGGCCGTATCTGCCCGATTGAAACGCCGGAAGGCCCGAACATTGGTCTGATCAACTCCCTGGCCACCCACGCCCGCGTCAACAAGTATGGCTTCATTGAATCGCCTTACCGCAAGGTGATCGACGGCCAGACGCAGGAAGAGGTCGTTTATATGTCGGCCATGGAAGAGTCGAAGCACGTCATCGCTCAGGCCAACATCACCCTGAAGGATGGCCACATCGTTGACGATCTGGTTCAGGGGCGTGTCAACGGCGAACCCGGTCTGCAAATGTCCGCCACCGTCGACTATATGGACGTGTCGCCGAAGCAGGTTGTGTCGGTCGCCGCCGCGCTGATCCCGTTCCTTGAAAACGACGACGCCAACCGCGCCCTCATGGGCTCGAACATGCAGCGTCAGGCCGTGCCGCTGGTGAAGGCCGATGCGCCTTTCGTCGGCACAGGTATGGAAGAAGTCGTGGCTCGCGATTCCGGCGCCACCGTTGCGGCCCGCCGCACCGGTGTGGTCGAGCAGATCGACGGTACGCGTATCGTTGTCCGCGCCACCGAAGAAGCCGATGCGAACAAGCCGGGCGTCGATATCTATCGCCTGTCGAAGTTCCAGCGTTCCAACCAGAACACCTGTATCAACCAGCGCCCTATCGTCCGCGTCGGCGACAAGGTGCAGGCCGGCGATATCATCGCAGACGGTCCCTCGACCGATCTTGGCGATCTGGCGCTTGGCCGCAACGTCCGCGTCGCGTTCATGCCGTGGAACGGTTACAACTTCGAAGACTCGATCCTGATCTCCGAGCGCATCGTGCGTGATGACATCTTCACCTCTATCCACCTGGAAGAGTTTGAAGTCATGGCCCGCGACACCAAGCTTGGGCCAGAAGAAATCACCCGCGACATCCCGAACGTCGGCGAAGAAGCCCTGCGCAACCTCGACGAAGCCGGCATTGTGGCCATCGGCGCCGAAGTCCAGCCGGGCGATATCCTGGTCGGCAAGGTGACCCCGAAGGGTGAAAGCCCGATGACGCCGGAAGAAAAGCTCCTGCGCGCCATCTTCGGTGAAAAGGCTTCCGACGTCCGCGACACCTCGCTCCGCCTGCCGCCCGGCGTTGCCGGTACGATCGTCGAAGTGCGTGTGTTCAACCGTCACGGCGTTGAAAAGGATGAACGCGCCCAGGCTATAGAGCGCGCCGAAATCGAACGCCTCGGCAAGGACCGCGATGACGAACTGTCGATCCTGGAACGCAATATCTACGGCCGCCTGAAGGAAATCCTGCTGGGCAAGGTCGCCATCTCCGGACCTAAGGGTATGGGCCGCGGTGAAGTGACCGAGGAAAAGCTGGCCGAAGTGTCCAAGGGCCTGTGGTGGCAGATCGCTCTCGAAGACGAGAAGATCATGTCCGAGCAGGAAGCCATGAAGCGCCAGTTCGAAGACGCCCGCAAGCGTCTCGACCGCCGCTTCGAGGACAAGGTCGAGAAGCTGCAACGCGGCGACGAACTGCCCCCAGGCGTCATGAAGATGGTCAAGGTGTTCGTGGCGGTGAAGCGCAAGCTGCAACCGGGCGACAAGATGGCCGGCCGTCACGGCAACAAGGGGGTTATCTCCAAGATCCTCCCGGTCGAAGACATGCCGTTCCTCGCCGATGGTGAGCACGTCGATATCGTTCTGAACCCGCTGGGCGTGCCTTCGCGCATGAACGTCGGTCAGATCTTCGAAACCCACCTGGGCTGGGCCTGTCACAACATCGGTCTGCAAATCGCGGCTCTGCTCGAAGACTGGCAGAACGGCGGCCAGAAGCAGGCGCTGATCGATCACCTGCGTGGCGTTTACGGTCCCGATCAGGAGCTTCCGGAAGAGGAAGAAGACCTGATCGACCTGGCGAAGAACCTGTCGCGCGGCGTGCCGATTGCGACACCGGTCTTTGACGGTGCCCACATCAACGACATCGAGGACATGCTTGAGTTTGCCGGTCTCGATCGTTCCGGTCAGTCGATCCTGTACGATGGTCTGACGGGTGAGCAGTTCAAGCGTCCGGTCACCGTGGGCATCATCTACATGCTCAAGCTGCACCACCTGGTCGACGACAAGATCCACGCCCGTTCCATCGGGCCATACTCGCTCGTTACCCAGCAGCCGCTGGGTGGTAAGGCGCAGTTCGGTGGTCAGCGCTTCGGGGAAATGGAAGTCTGGGCTCTGGAAGCTTACGGCGCAGCCTACACCCTGCAGGAAATGCTCACCGTCAAGTCCGACGACGTGGCGGGCCGCACCAAGGTTTACGAAGCGATCGTCCGCGGCGACGACAGCTTCGAGGCCGGTATCCCGGAAAGCTTCAACGTGCTGATCAAGGAAATGCGTTCCTTGGGTCTGAACGTCGAGCTGGAAAACGGGACGACATAA
- the rplL gene encoding 50S ribosomal protein L7/L12: MSKLDQLVADLSALSVLEAAELSKMLEEKWGVSAAAPVAVAAAGGAAAAPAEAAEEQTEFTVTIVDGGDKKINVIKEIRGIRADLGLKEAKDLVEGAPAVVKENISKQEAADIKKKLEDAGAKVEVK, encoded by the coding sequence ATGTCCAAGTTAGACCAATTGGTTGCCGACCTGTCGGCTCTGTCCGTTCTGGAAGCCGCTGAGCTCTCCAAGATGCTCGAAGAAAAGTGGGGCGTTTCCGCCGCTGCTCCGGTTGCCGTTGCTGCCGCCGGTGGCGCTGCTGCTGCTCCTGCCGAAGCTGCTGAAGAGCAAACCGAATTCACCGTCACCATCGTTGATGGCGGCGACAAGAAGATCAACGTGATCAAGGAAATCCGTGGCATCCGTGCCGATTTGGGCCTGAAGGAAGCTAAGGACCTGGTCGAAGGCGCTCCTGCCGTCGTGAAGGAAAACATTTCGAAGCAAGAAGCTGCCGACATCAAGAAGAAGCTTGAAGACGCCGGCGCCAAGGTCGAAGTGAAGTAA
- the rplJ gene encoding 50S ribosomal protein L10 has protein sequence MDRAKKAELIEELKSVFADNATVVVTQYTGMTFVEMSDLRTRLRKEGAVLKVFKNRLAQKALAGSAGEKGDALFKGPVALVYSADPVTAAKISAQYAKENDKLKIIGGLFGTEVLTADGVKALATLPSLDELRGKLVGLLQAPATKIAGILVAPAGQLARVVKAYSDKAA, from the coding sequence ATGGACCGCGCAAAAAAGGCTGAGTTGATCGAGGAGCTCAAGAGCGTCTTCGCCGATAACGCCACCGTGGTTGTTACCCAGTATACGGGTATGACCTTTGTGGAAATGTCTGATCTTCGTACCCGTCTTCGTAAAGAAGGCGCCGTGCTGAAGGTGTTTAAGAACCGTCTGGCTCAAAAGGCCCTGGCTGGCTCGGCTGGTGAAAAGGGCGATGCCCTCTTCAAAGGCCCTGTCGCTCTGGTCTATTCGGCTGATCCGGTTACCGCTGCGAAAATTTCGGCCCAATACGCCAAAGAAAATGACAAGCTCAAGATCATTGGCGGTCTGTTCGGTACGGAAGTTCTCACGGCTGACGGCGTCAAGGCTCTGGCCACGCTTCCGTCGCTCGACGAACTGCGCGGCAAGCTTGTCGGCCTGCTTCAGGCACCTGCGACCAAGATCGCCGGTATCCTGGTGGCGCCGGCTGGTCAATTGGCCCGCGTGGTCAAGGCCTACTCAGACAAAGCCGCTTAA
- a CDS encoding DUF1272 domain-containing protein, translating into MLELRPNCEGCDRDLPPDARDAMICTFECTFCSACVEAILQGACPNCGGGFERRPIRPAGKLVLYPASTQRRGNKSLLAP; encoded by the coding sequence ATGCTGGAGCTGCGTCCGAATTGCGAGGGCTGCGACAGGGATCTTCCGCCCGACGCACGCGACGCCATGATCTGTACGTTTGAATGCACCTTTTGCAGCGCCTGCGTGGAAGCTATATTGCAGGGCGCCTGTCCGAACTGCGGTGGCGGCTTCGAGCGCCGTCCCATTCGTCCGGCGGGAAAGCTTGTGCTTTATCCGGCCTCGACGCAGCGCAGGGGCAACAAATCGCTTCTCGCCCCTTGA